GACGACTTCCTCCACCTGCTCAATGATATCTTCAGATAGCGGCCTGGTTGAATCGCCCTGCTCGGGGCGAGCTGTCAGCCAGCGTAGACGCAAGCCAGGCAGTCCCATCTGTGGTGAAATGTTGCCATTGGCCAGAGTGGCGAGAGATTCGTCATCGCTGACCCGGAAGCGAATCACACCGATGCTTTGCCCTCCGGCCGTCATCACATCGATGCGCCAGCGGCCGGCACTGTCCTCGGGAAAGTTCTGCTTGCGGGTCCAGGCACGATATCCCTCACCGCGACCACCTTGTATCTCGAGAGGAATACGGTCCACCAATTTTCCATCATGGCGCCATTCGTGGACGACTTCCTCGCGTAACCCGCGCGGGGCATGAATGGCGGTATAGGCATAGAGCCCATGATTGGCCACGGCTGCCGGAGTCAGCGTAAGGCTCCCCTGAGGAGTGCGCTGAGCGGCATCAAATTGCGGAGACAGCGCGCTGCCAGACAGCCATAAAGTCGCGGGTGGTACCCAGATACGCCCCAGCCAGGCAGCGCTAGCCAGTACGGGCAGTATGGCCATCAACGCCAGCCAGCGACGACGAGTCATAGGGCGAAGCAGGTGCAGCAGGCTGGGCAGGCTGACGATCACCATCGCCAGTGAGGCAAGCAGAAGGCTCTGACCTGTCGAAAGGTGCAGCACCAGCGGCAGGGTAACCAATACCAGCAGGAAGACGCACTGAGCGTGAAAAATCAGGTAGAGCGCGCGCCGTTGATCAGCGAGACGATAGTAGAGCGGGTCAAGTATCGACAGCACTGCCAGCACGACCATCGCCACTGTGAACACCGCCTGGCCACTGGTCCATACTGTGGTGGCAAGCAGAAATGGCAGCGTGAAGAATAGTGTTTCCTGGTGAACCATCTGTGCGATGAATGTTGTCACACCACGAGGCAATGTTGGATACCCACGATTGGCCATCATTCGACCGATCAGGCTCTCTGAAAGCAGCAGCAACCAGGTCAAGAGCATACCGACAGCCAACAATACCCCCAGCCACTGCTGACGCTGGACGAGGAAGAAGCTGGCGATACCGGCGATGAAGGCGATAGGGGGCCAGACCCAGTGCCAGGGCCGTAGACGCGCTACCCAGCGCTCGACAAGGCGCTGGATTCGGGTCGGTCCATGGAAAGAGGATGAGACTGGCATGTCGGACATGGGGTGGACCCTTGAGAAAAGGCGGCCACAATGACAGTGGCGCACCGAGCGAATGGCGGCTGAATGTTCGATGATCGAGGCCGTGTGGGTCAATCCTGCGTCGGGAGATGGTTACAGTATGGCCAATCGGCGGGAGAAGGTCTGTGGCTGGTACCCGCGTTACCGGGTGTGGCTACAAAGTAGGGCTTGACGCGATCCCGGCTTTGGACCAAGCTGCTGAACAAATCAAACGGCCGTATGAATTCGGGATCAACAACCACAGCGAAGACCTGAGCGGAGATTCGTGGATGATCTATCAAGGCAATGCCATTACGGTGGCGCGCAATGGCGATGATATCGCCATACTGACCTTTGACCTCAAGGACGGGTCAGTGAACAAGCTATCTGCGGCGGTGGTCGCGGAGTTGGGCGAAGCGCTTGAGGCAGTGCGTTCTGAAAGTGGTCTCAAGGGTTTGATGCTCAAGAGCGCCAAGGAAGCCTTCATTGTCGGTGCCGATATCACCGAGTTTCATGGCATGTTCGAAGCGGG
This Halomonas huangheensis DNA region includes the following protein-coding sequences:
- a CDS encoding DUF5924 family protein, which translates into the protein MSDMPVSSSFHGPTRIQRLVERWVARLRPWHWVWPPIAFIAGIASFFLVQRQQWLGVLLAVGMLLTWLLLLSESLIGRMMANRGYPTLPRGVTTFIAQMVHQETLFFTLPFLLATTVWTSGQAVFTVAMVVLAVLSILDPLYYRLADQRRALYLIFHAQCVFLLVLVTLPLVLHLSTGQSLLLASLAMVIVSLPSLLHLLRPMTRRRWLALMAILPVLASAAWLGRIWVPPATLWLSGSALSPQFDAAQRTPQGSLTLTPAAVANHGLYAYTAIHAPRGLREEVVHEWRHDGKLVDRIPLEIQGGRGEGYRAWTRKQNFPEDSAGRWRIDVMTAGGQSIGVIRFRVSDDESLATLANGNISPQMGLPGLRLRWLTARPEQGDSTRPLSEDIIEQVEEVVEQATQAVEQRQDDDEETAPAEDEETAPAEDEETAPAEDEETAPAEDEETAPAEDEETAPAEDEETAPAEDEEAAPVEVEETTPAGS